In the genome of Actinomadura graeca, one region contains:
- a CDS encoding DUF1116 domain-containing protein has translation MTGGEARPPLGGLLAREPRVVTAGVEVLADALARQAVPVEAVDWRPPPPGTEAALAAVLGAPGHAEANARAVERMVTARPHLVDVRPAREVLGLEPGAFLHAGPPLEWERASGPMRGALIGAMLLEGLAETPPGAERELARGGVTFEPCHHHGAVGPMAGVVSPSMWMLVVEDAEHGGTSYCSLNEGLGKVLRYGAYGPEVIARLAWMGEVLGPALRAAVRAHGPLDLLSIIAQALQMGDELHNRNRAATSLLLRELAPDLAAASEVPRERAAEALRFAAGNDHFFLNAGMAAAKAAADAARGVPGSSLVVAMARNGTDFGIQVSGTGDRWFTGPAGVPDGLYLGDHGPADANPDIGDSAITETAGMGGFALAAAPAIVRFVGGEVPDAVAATQRMYEITLAEHPALRIPLLSFRGTPVGVDVTRVVRTGILPVIDTGIAGREAGTGQVGAGLVEPPGGIFTDALHALAETV, from the coding sequence GTGACGGGCGGCGAGGCGCGGCCTCCCCTCGGCGGGCTGCTGGCGCGCGAGCCGCGGGTGGTGACCGCGGGCGTGGAGGTGCTGGCGGACGCGCTGGCGCGGCAGGCGGTGCCGGTGGAGGCGGTCGACTGGAGGCCGCCGCCGCCCGGGACGGAGGCGGCGCTCGCCGCGGTGCTCGGCGCCCCCGGCCACGCGGAGGCCAACGCCCGCGCCGTGGAGCGGATGGTGACCGCGCGCCCGCATCTGGTGGACGTGCGGCCCGCGCGGGAGGTGCTCGGGCTGGAGCCCGGCGCGTTCCTGCACGCCGGGCCGCCGCTGGAGTGGGAGCGGGCGTCCGGGCCGATGCGCGGCGCGCTGATCGGCGCGATGCTCCTGGAGGGCTTGGCGGAGACGCCGCCCGGGGCGGAGCGGGAGCTGGCGCGGGGCGGCGTGACGTTCGAGCCGTGCCACCACCACGGCGCGGTCGGGCCGATGGCGGGGGTGGTGAGCCCCTCCATGTGGATGCTGGTCGTCGAGGACGCCGAGCATGGCGGCACGTCCTACTGCTCGCTGAACGAGGGCCTCGGGAAGGTCCTGCGGTACGGGGCGTACGGGCCGGAGGTGATCGCGCGGCTGGCGTGGATGGGCGAGGTGCTCGGCCCGGCGCTGCGGGCGGCGGTGCGGGCGCACGGGCCGCTGGACCTGCTGTCGATCATCGCGCAGGCGCTCCAGATGGGCGACGAGCTGCACAACCGGAACCGGGCGGCGACGTCGCTGCTGCTGCGCGAGCTGGCGCCCGACCTCGCCGCCGCGTCCGAGGTGCCCCGCGAGCGGGCCGCCGAGGCGCTGAGGTTCGCGGCGGGCAACGACCACTTCTTCCTGAACGCGGGGATGGCGGCGGCGAAGGCGGCGGCGGACGCGGCGCGCGGCGTCCCCGGCTCCAGCCTGGTGGTGGCGATGGCCCGCAACGGCACCGACTTCGGCATCCAGGTGTCGGGGACGGGCGACCGCTGGTTCACCGGCCCCGCCGGCGTGCCCGACGGCCTCTACCTGGGCGACCACGGCCCGGCGGACGCCAATCCCGACATCGGCGACTCGGCCATCACCGAGACCGCCGGGATGGGCGGGTTCGCGCTCGCCGCGGCGCCGGCGATCGTCCGGTTCGTCGGCGGCGAGGTGCCCGACGCGGTGGCGGCGACGCAGCGGATGTACGAGATCACGCTCGCCGAGCACCCGGCGCTGCGGATCCCGCTGCTGTCGTTCCGCGGCACGCCCGTGGGCGTGGACGTGACCCGCGTCGTCCGCACCGGGATCCTGCCGGTGATCGACACGGGCATCGCCGGGCGGGAGGCCGGCACGGGCCAGGTCGGCGCGGGGCTCGTCGAGCCGCCGGGGGGCATCTTCACGGACGCGCTGCACGCGCTGGCCGAGACGGTGTGA
- a CDS encoding FdrA family protein, translating to MRHWVEVRRGAYRDSVTLMRVSRLVSARDGVDGAMAAMGTPLNAGVLERMGFTVPDGAGAGDLVVAIRAEDDDALEGAREALEGLLREEARAPEGGGLLGAPPAPRTMASAAARGDAGVALLSVPGPHVFPEAMDALDAGLNVMIFSDNVPPTQEIALKEAAARRGLIVMGPDCGTASVGGVGLGFANAVRPGPVGIVAASGTGAQQLMCLLDAAGAGVSHVLGVGGRDLSARVSGRSALSALAALDADPGTGLIVLVSKPPAPQVADLIREAARRLDTPVLFALPVPGEDDLTRTAEKALTALGLKVPEWPRWPAERRPAPRRGTALRGLFAGGTLCDEAEVIAREALGWDLEARGHAFTDFGADAYTRGRAHPMIDPTLRLEALAGAAADPATGVLLVDVVLGFGAEDDPAAALAPVLAAALRDRSELAAVVSLCGTPADPQDRDRQAAALRDAGADVFASNAQAARHAARLAGAAGRDGAGHAEEAP from the coding sequence GTGAGGCACTGGGTCGAGGTGCGGCGGGGGGCCTACCGCGATTCGGTGACGCTGATGCGGGTGTCGCGCCTGGTGTCCGCGCGGGACGGTGTGGACGGCGCGATGGCCGCGATGGGCACCCCGCTCAACGCCGGGGTGCTGGAGCGCATGGGCTTCACCGTCCCGGACGGGGCGGGCGCCGGTGACCTGGTCGTCGCGATCCGCGCGGAGGACGACGATGCCCTGGAGGGCGCGCGCGAGGCGCTGGAGGGGCTGCTGCGCGAGGAGGCCCGTGCCCCGGAGGGCGGCGGGCTCCTCGGCGCGCCGCCCGCGCCGCGGACGATGGCGTCGGCGGCGGCCCGCGGGGACGCGGGCGTCGCGCTGCTGTCGGTGCCCGGCCCGCACGTGTTCCCCGAGGCGATGGACGCGCTGGACGCGGGCCTCAACGTGATGATCTTCAGTGACAACGTGCCGCCGACGCAGGAGATCGCGCTGAAGGAGGCGGCGGCGCGGCGCGGGCTGATCGTGATGGGGCCGGACTGCGGCACCGCGTCGGTCGGCGGCGTCGGGCTCGGGTTCGCCAACGCGGTGCGGCCGGGGCCGGTCGGGATCGTCGCGGCGTCCGGGACGGGCGCGCAGCAGCTGATGTGCCTGCTGGACGCGGCGGGCGCCGGGGTGAGCCACGTCCTCGGCGTCGGCGGGCGGGACCTGTCGGCGCGGGTGAGCGGCCGCTCGGCGCTGTCGGCGCTCGCGGCGCTGGACGCCGATCCCGGCACCGGGCTGATCGTGCTGGTGTCCAAGCCGCCCGCGCCGCAGGTCGCGGACCTGATCCGGGAGGCGGCACGGCGGCTGGACACGCCCGTGCTGTTCGCGCTGCCGGTGCCGGGCGAGGACGACCTGACCCGCACGGCGGAGAAGGCGCTGACGGCGCTCGGCCTGAAGGTGCCGGAGTGGCCGCGCTGGCCCGCGGAGCGCCGTCCCGCGCCGCGGCGGGGCACGGCGCTGCGGGGGCTGTTCGCGGGCGGGACGCTGTGCGACGAGGCCGAGGTGATCGCGCGGGAGGCGCTCGGCTGGGACCTGGAGGCGCGCGGCCACGCCTTCACCGACTTCGGCGCCGACGCCTACACCCGGGGACGCGCCCACCCGATGATCGACCCGACGCTGCGGCTGGAGGCGCTCGCGGGGGCGGCGGCCGATCCCGCGACGGGCGTCCTGCTGGTGGACGTGGTGCTCGGCTTCGGCGCGGAGGACGATCCGGCCGCGGCGCTGGCACCGGTGCTCGCCGCGGCCCTGAGGGACCGTTCCGAGCTGGCCGCCGTGGTGTCGCTGTGCGGGACGCCCGCCGACCCGCAGGACCGCGACCGGCAGGCGGCGGCGCTGCGGGACGCGGGCGCCGACGTGTTCGCGTCCAACGCGCAGGCGGCGCGGCACGCGGCCCGGCTGGCGGGGGCCGCGGGGCGGGACGGGGCGGGCCACGCGGAGGAGGCGCCGTGA
- a CDS encoding DUF2877 domain-containing protein, whose protein sequence is MTALVREPIPLGAGARPQTAGAASLALRPLLDPPRRAARVLAVFPSALYLEMRGEREPRVLAVVGSDANRLPNAVVVVAARRDQPFRSVREGGEAWVGDGRVDVGLLSVRVRRWWDPSPVLGAMPPSALARGVRALETALGAAGMTGGGLAGHPDPVRLAECCAVGDLAGAVEAAERIVGLGPGLTPSGDDILSGLLVALRLVGGAVRDGGAAVRLADWLGAAVTADAGTRTTALAATLLHCAAAGGAGGEVAAVLRSVAGHEQAAPAVRRLLAVGHTSGADLAWGVLAGCRAALALTVPARHARRVTA, encoded by the coding sequence GTGACTGCCCTCGTGCGCGAACCGATCCCGCTGGGCGCGGGGGCGCGGCCCCAGACGGCCGGTGCCGCCAGCCTGGCGCTGCGCCCGCTGCTCGACCCGCCGCGCCGCGCCGCGCGCGTCCTCGCGGTGTTCCCGTCGGCGCTGTACCTGGAGATGCGCGGCGAGCGGGAGCCGCGGGTGCTGGCCGTCGTCGGCTCCGACGCGAACCGGCTGCCGAACGCGGTGGTGGTCGTCGCCGCCCGCCGCGACCAGCCGTTCCGCTCCGTCCGCGAGGGCGGCGAGGCGTGGGTCGGCGACGGGCGCGTGGACGTCGGGCTGCTCAGCGTGCGGGTCCGCCGCTGGTGGGACCCCTCCCCCGTGCTCGGCGCGATGCCGCCGTCCGCGCTGGCCCGCGGGGTGCGCGCCCTGGAGACCGCGCTCGGCGCCGCCGGGATGACCGGCGGCGGCCTGGCGGGCCACCCCGATCCGGTGCGCCTCGCCGAGTGCTGCGCCGTCGGCGACCTCGCGGGGGCGGTGGAGGCCGCCGAGCGCATCGTCGGCCTCGGCCCGGGGCTGACGCCGAGCGGTGACGACATCCTGTCCGGGCTGCTGGTCGCGCTGCGGCTGGTCGGCGGCGCCGTCCGCGACGGCGGCGCGGCGGTGCGGCTCGCCGACTGGCTCGGCGCCGCCGTCACCGCGGACGCCGGGACCCGCACCACCGCGCTCGCCGCGACGCTGCTGCACTGCGCGGCCGCGGGCGGCGCCGGCGGCGAGGTCGCCGCCGTCCTGCGGTCGGTCGCGGGCCACGAGCAGGCGGCCCCCGCCGTCCGCCGGCTGCTCGCGGTGGGCCACACCTCCGGCGCCGACCTGGCATGGGGCGTCCTCGCCGGCTGCCGCGCCGCCCTCGCCCTCACCGTCCCCGCCCGGCACGCCAGGAGGGTGACAGCATGA